From one Gemmobacter sp. genomic stretch:
- a CDS encoding UDP-N-acetylmuramoyl-tripeptide--D-alanyl-D-alanine ligase, giving the protein MTPLWTASEAATATGGQATGDWAVTGVSIDTRTLQPGDLFVALQAARDGHDFVAQALAKGAGAALVSRIPEGVAPDAPLLIVPDVLEGLGALGRAARARTGARVIAITGSVGKTSTKEMLRAMLAGQGHVHVAEASYNNHWGVPLTLARMPADTGIAVLEIGMNHPGEIAPLARMARPHVVLITTVAPAHLAAFGSLEGIAAEKASICQGLEPGGIAILPADLDVTPILLAAAEAAGARIETFGETRCDWHLTEARVVQDVTVVTTAAPMGGILFKVASPGRHFALNALGALATAVAVGVDPAIAAADLGRWSPPQGRGQRERIQLDPVDEDLYFELIDDAFNANPASVAAGLALFVQATPRNGIGRIEKGRRIAILGDMLELGPDEIALHRAVADHPAMAAIDLVHCVGPRSRALWEALPPPKRGDWHEAAPALVDRAAQLVDAGDVVLVKGSKSIKVSTVVDALRRLGQGQRTHDAEGS; this is encoded by the coding sequence ATGACCCCGCTCTGGACCGCATCCGAAGCCGCCACCGCCACCGGCGGGCAGGCCACCGGCGACTGGGCGGTGACCGGCGTGTCGATCGACACCCGCACGCTGCAACCGGGCGATCTGTTCGTGGCCTTGCAGGCCGCGCGCGACGGGCACGACTTCGTGGCGCAGGCGCTGGCCAAGGGGGCGGGCGCCGCGCTGGTGTCGCGCATTCCCGAAGGCGTGGCGCCCGATGCGCCCTTGCTGATCGTGCCCGACGTGCTGGAGGGGCTGGGCGCCCTTGGCCGCGCCGCCCGCGCCCGCACGGGCGCGCGCGTCATCGCCATCACCGGATCGGTCGGCAAGACATCCACCAAGGAGATGCTGCGCGCCATGCTGGCCGGGCAGGGCCATGTGCATGTGGCCGAAGCCAGCTACAACAACCACTGGGGCGTGCCGCTGACGCTGGCGCGGATGCCGGCCGATACCGGCATTGCCGTGCTGGAAATCGGCATGAACCACCCCGGAGAGATTGCGCCGCTGGCCCGTATGGCGCGCCCGCATGTCGTGCTGATCACCACCGTTGCCCCGGCGCATCTGGCCGCCTTTGGCAGCCTGGAGGGGATTGCCGCGGAAAAAGCCTCGATCTGTCAGGGGCTGGAACCCGGCGGCATCGCCATTCTGCCCGCCGATCTGGATGTGACGCCGATCCTGCTGGCGGCGGCCGAGGCGGCTGGCGCGCGCATCGAAACCTTTGGCGAAACCCGCTGCGACTGGCACCTGACCGAGGCGCGCGTGGTGCAGGACGTGACCGTCGTCACCACTGCCGCGCCGATGGGCGGCATCCTGTTCAAGGTGGCCAGCCCCGGCCGCCACTTTGCCCTGAACGCGCTTGGCGCGCTGGCAACGGCGGTGGCGGTGGGCGTGGACCCCGCGATTGCCGCCGCCGATCTGGGCCGCTGGTCGCCGCCGCAGGGCCGGGGCCAGCGCGAACGCATCCAGCTGGATCCGGTGGACGAGGATCTTTACTTCGAACTGATCGACGATGCCTTCAACGCGAACCCGGCCTCGGTTGCCGCAGGGCTGGCGCTGTTCGTGCAGGCGACGCCGCGCAATGGCATCGGCCGGATCGAAAAGGGCCGCCGCATTGCCATTCTGGGCGACATGCTGGAACTGGGCCCCGATGAAATCGCCCTGCACCGCGCGGTGGCCGACCATCCGGCGATGGCCGCCATCGACCTCGTGCATTGCGTCGGCCCCCGCAGCCGCGCCTTGTGGGAGGCGCTGCCCCCCCCCAAGCGCGGCGACTGGCACGAGGCGGCGCCCGCGCTGGTGGACCGCGCCGCGCAACTGGTCGATGCCGGCGATGTCGTGCTGGTGAAGGGATCGAAGTCCATCAAGGTCTCGACGGTGGTTGACGCGCTGCGCCGTCTGGGGCAGGGGCAGCGCACCCACGACGCGGAAGGTAGCTGA
- the mraY gene encoding phospho-N-acetylmuramoyl-pentapeptide-transferase translates to MLYGLTQFSEGGDLFNLFRYITFRAGGAFFTALVFGFLFGRPLINFLRRKQKKGQPIRDDGPASHFSKAGTPTMGGLLILSALLVSTLLWSRLDNPYVWIVLGVTLAFGLIGFADDYAKVTRMNTKGVSGRIRMGIGLVVSAIAAAAAAWYHPDALSGQLAMPLFKDALINLGLLFVPFGMIVIVGAANAVNLTDGLDGLAIMPVMIAAGTLGAISYIVGNAVLTGYLGVHFVPGTGELLIFCSALIGGGLGFLWYNAPPAAVFMGDTGSLALGGALGAIAVCTKHEIVLAIVGGLFVVEALSVIIQVLYFKRTGKRVFLMAPIHHHFEKKGWAEPQIVIRFWIISLILALIGLATLKVR, encoded by the coding sequence ATGCTTTACGGATTGACCCAGTTCTCCGAAGGGGGCGACCTCTTCAACCTGTTCCGCTACATCACCTTCCGGGCGGGCGGGGCGTTCTTTACCGCGCTGGTCTTTGGCTTCCTGTTCGGGCGGCCGCTGATCAACTTCTTGCGGCGCAAGCAGAAAAAGGGCCAGCCGATCCGGGATGACGGCCCGGCCAGCCACTTTTCCAAGGCGGGCACGCCCACGATGGGGGGGCTGCTGATCCTGTCGGCGCTGCTGGTGTCCACCCTGCTGTGGTCGCGGCTGGACAACCCCTATGTCTGGATCGTGCTGGGCGTGACGCTGGCCTTCGGCCTGATCGGCTTTGCCGACGACTACGCCAAGGTCACCAGGATGAACACCAAGGGCGTGTCGGGCCGGATCCGCATGGGGATCGGGCTGGTGGTGTCGGCCATCGCCGCTGCGGCGGCCGCCTGGTATCACCCCGATGCGCTGTCGGGCCAGCTGGCCATGCCGCTGTTCAAGGATGCGCTGATCAACCTTGGCCTGCTGTTCGTGCCCTTCGGCATGATCGTCATCGTCGGCGCCGCCAATGCGGTGAACCTGACCGACGGGCTGGACGGCCTTGCCATCATGCCGGTGATGATCGCGGCCGGCACGCTGGGGGCGATTTCCTATATCGTCGGCAATGCGGTGCTGACCGGCTATCTGGGCGTGCATTTCGTGCCCGGCACGGGCGAACTGCTGATCTTCTGTTCCGCGCTGATCGGCGGCGGCCTAGGGTTCCTGTGGTACAACGCCCCGCCGGCGGCGGTGTTCATGGGCGATACCGGGTCGCTGGCCCTGGGCGGCGCGCTGGGGGCGATTGCCGTCTGCACGAAACACGAAATCGTGCTGGCCATCGTCGGCGGCCTGTTCGTGGTCGAGGCGCTGTCGGTGATCATCCAGGTGCTGTATTTCAAGCGCACCGGCAAGCGGGTGTTCCTGATGGCCCCGATCCATCATCATTTCGAGAAAAAGGGCTGGGCCGAACCGCAGATCGTCATCCGGTTCTGGATCATCAGCCTGATCCTGGCGCTGATCGGCCTTGCCACGCTGAAGGTGCGGTAG
- the ettA gene encoding energy-dependent translational throttle protein EttA: MASYQYVYHMEGVSKTYPGGKTCFENIHLNFLPGVKIGVVGVNGAGKSTLLKIMAGMDKDFKGEAWAAKGAKVGYLAQEPYLDPTLTAKENVMLGVAEQQAILDRYNELAMNYSDETADEMAALQDQIDAQNLWELDATVGVAMDALRCPPDDANVETLSGGERRRVALCKLLLEKPDMLLLDEPTNHLDAESIAWLQKHLINYKGTILIVTHDRYFLDDITGWILELDRGRGIPYEGNYSAWLEQKAKRMAQEAREDKSKQKALEKELEWIRSGAKARQSKGKARIARYNEMAGQTVMERATTAQIVIPNGERLGNKVIEVTGLKKAMGDRLLIEDLSFTIPPGAIVGVIGPNGAGKSTLFRMITGQEQPDEGTIVLGDTVQLSYVDQSRDALDPNKTVWEEVSGGAEVIHLGDMQVNSRVYTGAFNFKGTDQQKKVGLLSGGERNRVHMAKLLKSGGNVLLLDEPTNDLDVETLQALESAIEEFAGCAIIISHDRFFLDRLCTHILAFEGDAHVEWFEGNFEAYEQDKVRRLGPESIQPKRVKYKRFSR, encoded by the coding sequence ATGGCGTCCTATCAGTATGTCTATCACATGGAAGGTGTCTCCAAGACCTATCCGGGTGGCAAGACCTGTTTCGAGAACATCCACCTGAACTTCCTGCCCGGCGTCAAGATCGGTGTGGTCGGCGTCAACGGCGCCGGCAAGTCCACCCTGCTGAAGATCATGGCCGGCATGGACAAGGACTTCAAGGGCGAGGCCTGGGCCGCCAAGGGCGCCAAGGTCGGCTATCTGGCGCAGGAACCCTATCTGGACCCGACGCTGACCGCCAAGGAAAACGTCATGCTGGGCGTGGCCGAACAGCAGGCGATCCTGGATCGCTACAACGAACTGGCGATGAACTATTCCGACGAAACCGCCGACGAGATGGCCGCCCTGCAAGACCAGATCGACGCCCAGAACCTGTGGGAACTGGATGCGACCGTCGGCGTCGCCATGGATGCGCTGCGCTGCCCGCCCGATGATGCCAATGTGGAAACCCTGTCGGGCGGCGAACGCCGCCGCGTGGCTTTGTGCAAGCTGCTGCTGGAAAAGCCCGACATGCTGCTGCTGGACGAACCGACCAACCACCTGGACGCGGAATCCATCGCCTGGCTGCAAAAGCACCTGATCAACTACAAGGGCACCATCCTGATCGTCACCCACGACCGTTATTTCCTGGATGACATCACCGGCTGGATCCTGGAACTGGACCGCGGCCGCGGCATTCCCTACGAAGGCAACTATTCCGCCTGGCTGGAACAAAAGGCCAAGCGCATGGCCCAAGAGGCGCGCGAGGACAAGTCCAAGCAGAAGGCGCTGGAAAAGGAACTGGAGTGGATCCGGTCCGGCGCCAAGGCCCGCCAGTCCAAGGGCAAGGCCCGGATCGCGCGCTACAACGAAATGGCGGGCCAGACTGTCATGGAACGCGCCACCACCGCGCAGATTGTCATCCCGAACGGCGAACGCCTGGGCAACAAGGTGATCGAGGTCACCGGCCTGAAAAAGGCCATGGGCGACCGCCTGCTGATCGAGGATCTCAGCTTCACCATCCCGCCGGGCGCCATCGTTGGCGTGATCGGCCCGAACGGCGCCGGCAAATCCACCCTGTTCCGCATGATCACCGGGCAGGAACAGCCCGATGAAGGCACCATCGTGCTGGGCGATACGGTGCAGCTGTCCTACGTCGACCAGTCGCGCGATGCGCTGGATCCGAACAAGACGGTGTGGGAGGAGGTCTCGGGCGGGGCCGAGGTCATCCACCTGGGCGACATGCAGGTGAACAGCCGCGTCTATACCGGCGCCTTCAACTTCAAGGGCACCGACCAGCAGAAGAAGGTGGGCCTGCTGTCGGGCGGGGAACGCAACCGCGTGCACATGGCCAAGCTGCTGAAATCGGGCGGCAACGTGCTGCTGCTGGACGAACCGACCAACGATCTGGACGTCGAGACGTTGCAGGCGCTGGAATCCGCCATCGAGGAATTCGCCGGCTGCGCCATCATCATCAGCCACGACCGCTTCTTCCTCGACCGTCTTTGCACGCATATCCTGGCGTTTGAAGGCGATGCCCATGTCGAATGGTTCGAAGGCAACTTCGAAGCCTATGAACAGGACAAGGTCCGCCGCCTGGGCCCGGAGTCGATCCAGCCGAAGCGGGTGAAGTACAAGCGGTTTTCGCGGTAA
- a CDS encoding REP-associated tyrosine transposase has translation MPMYRRPQVFAAGVFFTLCLAHRGSDLLCRHVDALRQAVSDTRRERPFGIAAWVVLPDHLHCIWDLPAGDRDFSTRWGAIKARFTMEMRRAGFTPPPPTGFANGGVNPALRRKGEVGLWQPRFWDHHIRDEGDMANYLRYCWWNPVKHGLVARPQDWPFTSVHRDMRSGRIGPPWEAGRFDGTFGE, from the coding sequence ATGCCGATGTATCGCAGACCACAGGTTTTCGCGGCGGGGGTGTTCTTCACCCTGTGCCTGGCCCATCGGGGCAGCGACCTGCTGTGCCGCCATGTCGATGCGCTGCGCCAGGCGGTGTCCGACACCCGTCGGGAACGCCCCTTCGGCATTGCGGCCTGGGTCGTGCTGCCCGATCATCTGCATTGCATCTGGGACTTGCCCGCCGGCGACCGCGATTTCTCGACCCGGTGGGGCGCAATCAAGGCGCGTTTCACCATGGAGATGCGCAGGGCGGGGTTCACCCCGCCGCCACCGACCGGTTTTGCCAACGGCGGGGTGAACCCCGCCCTACGGCGCAAGGGAGAGGTCGGGCTCTGGCAGCCGCGGTTCTGGGATCACCACATCCGGGACGAGGGCGATATGGCAAACTACCTGCGCTATTGCTGGTGGAACCCGGTCAAGCACGGGCTGGTGGCGCGGCCGCAGGACTGGCCGTTCACCTCGGTCCACCGCGACATGCGGTCGGGCCGGATTGGTCCGCCGTGGGAGGCTGGCCGGTTCGACGGCACTTTTGGCGAGTAG
- the glmM gene encoding phosphoglucosamine mutase: MSRKLFGTDGVRGTANTYPMTAEMALRLGAAAGRFFRRDGGGAHRVVIGKDTRLSGYMLENALTAGLTSTGMNVLLLGPVPTPAIGYLTRSMRADLGVMISASHNPAQDNGIKFFGPDGFKLSDEAEAEIEAILAGDIAPAQPQNIGRAKRIEDGRGRYVEYAKTTFPGRGGLDGLKVVIDCANGAAYKAAPDVLWELGATVIPVGVAPNGHNINDRCGSTHPQTAAEAVVAHGADVGICLDGDADRVILLDERGEVADGDQIMALLAARWAEEGRLNGGTLVATVMSNLGLERFLTGRGLRLERTAVGDRYVVEAMRRGGWNLGGEQSGHIVMTDYATTGDGLIAGLQFLAEMVRSGKPASALTRSFETVPQLLQNVRYAAGQEPLKAPAVQAAISGAEAQLSGRGRLLIRKSGTEPLIRVMAECEDEGLLAQVVANIVAEVKAAAG, translated from the coding sequence ATGAGCAGGAAGTTGTTCGGGACCGACGGGGTCAGGGGCACCGCCAACACCTATCCGATGACCGCCGAAATGGCCCTGCGTCTGGGCGCCGCTGCGGGCCGCTTCTTTCGCCGCGACGGGGGCGGCGCGCATCGGGTGGTGATCGGCAAGGACACCCGCCTGTCGGGCTACATGCTGGAAAACGCGCTGACCGCCGGGCTGACCAGCACCGGCATGAACGTGCTGCTGCTGGGCCCGGTGCCCACCCCCGCCATCGGCTATCTGACGCGGTCGATGCGCGCCGATCTGGGGGTGATGATTTCCGCCAGCCACAATCCGGCGCAGGACAACGGGATCAAGTTCTTCGGCCCCGACGGCTTCAAGCTGTCGGACGAGGCGGAAGCCGAGATCGAGGCGATCCTGGCCGGCGACATTGCCCCCGCCCAGCCGCAGAACATCGGCCGCGCCAAGCGGATCGAGGATGGCCGCGGGCGCTATGTCGAATATGCCAAGACCACCTTTCCAGGGCGTGGCGGCCTTGATGGACTGAAAGTGGTGATCGACTGCGCCAATGGCGCCGCCTACAAGGCCGCGCCGGATGTGTTGTGGGAACTGGGGGCCACGGTCATTCCGGTGGGGGTTGCGCCCAATGGCCACAACATCAACGACCGCTGCGGATCGACCCACCCGCAGACCGCCGCCGAGGCGGTGGTGGCGCATGGTGCCGATGTGGGCATCTGCCTGGATGGCGATGCCGACCGGGTGATCCTGCTGGACGAACGCGGAGAGGTGGCGGATGGCGACCAGATCATGGCGCTGCTGGCCGCCCGCTGGGCCGAGGAGGGGCGCCTGAACGGTGGCACGCTGGTGGCGACCGTCATGTCGAACCTGGGGCTGGAACGCTTTCTGACCGGGCGCGGCCTGCGGCTGGAGCGCACCGCCGTCGGCGACCGCTATGTCGTCGAGGCGATGCGGCGCGGTGGCTGGAACCTGGGGGGCGAGCAATCGGGGCATATCGTGATGACCGATTATGCCACCACCGGCGACGGGCTGATTGCAGGGCTGCAATTCCTGGCCGAGATGGTCCGGTCTGGCAAGCCCGCCTCGGCGCTGACCCGCAGCTTTGAAACGGTGCCACAGCTTTTGCAGAACGTGCGCTATGCGGCTGGGCAGGAACCGTTGAAGGCACCCGCCGTTCAAGCCGCCATTTCCGGCGCCGAGGCGCAGCTTTCCGGGCGTGGTCGCCTGCTGATCCGCAAGTCGGGCACCGAACCGCTGATCCGCGTGATGGCCGAATGCGAGGATGAAGGGCTGCTGGCGCAGGTCGTGGCCAATATCGTGGCCGAGGTGAAGGCGGCCGCAGGCTGA
- a CDS encoding cell wall hydrolase, protein MHMRAMLVRSLVVLCAMSGIASAEVTVSKSNDPNAGYAADLRRLFDGERAALAVAAPIALRASSPEWSQRPKTRTDGSPYDNGWLATLPPASGGAEWQCLSEALYFEARGESLKGQFAVAEVILNRVAANGYPDSVCGVVRQGANGKRGCQFSYVCDGKPETIAEPAAWDRAGKVARLMLDGKTSERLTAGATHFHTSQVQPGWSQVFPQTARIGTHLFYRQPGALPRFNPAVKTVSSKDMQRTAALRTGATLDMGF, encoded by the coding sequence ATGCACATGCGTGCGATGCTGGTCCGCAGCCTTGTCGTGCTGTGTGCCATGTCGGGGATTGCCTCTGCCGAAGTGACGGTAAGCAAATCCAACGACCCCAATGCAGGCTATGCCGCCGATCTGCGGCGCTTGTTCGATGGCGAACGCGCCGCGCTGGCGGTGGCCGCACCCATCGCGCTGCGCGCCTCCAGCCCCGAATGGTCCCAGCGACCCAAGACCCGCACCGACGGGTCGCCCTATGACAACGGCTGGCTGGCCACGCTGCCCCCCGCCAGCGGCGGCGCCGAATGGCAGTGCCTGTCCGAAGCGCTGTATTTCGAAGCGCGCGGCGAAAGCCTGAAAGGCCAGTTCGCCGTGGCCGAGGTGATCCTGAACCGTGTCGCCGCCAACGGCTACCCCGACAGCGTCTGCGGCGTGGTCCGTCAGGGCGCCAATGGCAAGCGTGGCTGCCAGTTCTCCTACGTCTGCGACGGCAAGCCCGAAACCATCGCCGAACCCGCCGCATGGGACCGGGCCGGCAAGGTGGCCCGCCTGATGCTGGATGGCAAGACATCGGAAAGGCTGACGGCCGGCGCCACCCATTTCCACACCAGTCAGGTGCAGCCGGGCTGGTCGCAGGTGTTCCCGCAGACCGCGCGGATCGGCACCCATCTGTTCTACCGCCAGCCGGGCGCGCTGCCGCGCTTCAACCCCGCGGTCAAGACGGTCAGCAGCAAGGACATGCAGCGCACCGCCGCGCTGCGCACCGGGGCCACTCTGGACATGGGCTTCTAG
- a CDS encoding putative PEP-binding protein: MLPPTRGAAVQKHPDHTPITPTAPIATATHGWRAKCLQRLVRLDLPVPRTVALSFAAVRAIAAGQPAPAAAILAAFDPAPLVSIRPSPENPDWGGPGTVLNIGLNAERHRMLADSHGHEVADALYLRFVQAYAIHVARLDPDMFDVSAPSPEALRTALRAYEQETDEPFPQDPAVQLTQALRSMARAWEGTTARLLRQAKGAPADASLGLVVQDMALGMGQGVSGSGVIQFVDSVTGLPQITGRYLSQSLGRDALARAAEGTIYLARDPRGPALEELAPEAFAALIHHGAVCRRRLREEMQIEFTLENGTLKVLDAIKVSRSSRATLKIAVALAENDIIGKDEAVLRVEPRALSELLHPQVDPRGARDVVVRGIAASPGAAVGRLVFSSAAAQASAARGESCILVRRETSPEDIRGMHAAQGVLTERGGMTSHAAVIARGLGLPCVVGASTMQLDAREKRLVAPGGRTLREGDLITLDGTAGEALAGAADMLAPALDQDFRKFLGWADEFRDIGVRANADTPEDAQVARDFAAEGIGLCRTEHMFFESDRLIVMRQMIFADDAKDRASALARLLPMQREDFIHLFEIMEGLPVCIRLFDPPLHEFLPHTREGMRELAEALDKPLSEVTRRAEALSEFNPMLGMRGVRLGIVLPEIYEMQAQAIFEATLAVGARGVKVEPEIMIPLVSAMREVELVKTRIEAVAAAVRTKRGVPFGYKLGVMVETPRAALRAGDIAQHATFLSFGTNDLTQMTYGLSRDDAGRFMSAYVNQGVFPEDPFHMLDIDGVGELLLIGAERGRHTRNDLTLSICGEHGGNPESIAFCRRAGFTYVSCSPYRVPLARLAAAHLALEDRPSLRKPEDSLK; this comes from the coding sequence ATGCTGCCGCCAACAAGGGGTGCCGCAGTGCAGAAACATCCTGACCATACGCCGATCACGCCCACCGCGCCCATCGCCACCGCCACCCATGGCTGGCGGGCGAAATGCCTGCAACGGCTGGTCCGGCTGGACCTGCCGGTGCCGCGCACCGTGGCGCTGTCCTTTGCCGCCGTGCGCGCCATTGCCGCCGGCCAGCCGGCCCCGGCCGCCGCCATCCTGGCCGCCTTTGACCCAGCCCCGCTGGTGTCGATCCGGCCCAGCCCGGAAAACCCCGACTGGGGCGGGCCGGGCACCGTCCTCAACATCGGGCTGAACGCCGAACGCCACCGCATGCTGGCCGACAGCCACGGGCACGAGGTGGCGGATGCGCTGTATCTGCGCTTCGTGCAGGCCTATGCCATCCACGTAGCGCGGCTGGACCCCGACATGTTCGACGTGTCGGCCCCCAGCCCCGAGGCCTTGCGCACCGCGCTGCGTGCCTATGAACAGGAAACCGACGAACCCTTTCCGCAGGATCCGGCCGTGCAGCTGACGCAGGCCCTGCGGTCCATGGCCCGCGCGTGGGAAGGCACGACCGCCCGCCTGCTGCGCCAGGCCAAGGGCGCCCCGGCTGATGCCTCGCTTGGGCTGGTGGTGCAGGACATGGCGCTGGGGATGGGCCAGGGCGTGTCCGGTTCGGGCGTGATCCAGTTCGTCGATTCGGTCACTGGCCTGCCGCAGATCACCGGCCGGTATCTCAGCCAGAGCCTGGGGCGCGATGCGCTGGCCCGCGCGGCCGAAGGCACGATCTATCTTGCCCGCGACCCGCGCGGTCCCGCGCTGGAGGAACTGGCGCCCGAGGCCTTTGCCGCGCTGATCCACCATGGCGCCGTCTGCCGCCGCCGCCTGCGCGAGGAAATGCAGATCGAATTCACGCTGGAAAACGGCACGCTCAAGGTGCTGGACGCGATCAAGGTCAGCCGCTCGTCCCGCGCGACGCTGAAGATCGCGGTGGCGCTGGCGGAAAACGACATCATCGGCAAGGACGAGGCGGTGTTGCGGGTGGAACCGCGCGCGCTGTCGGAACTGCTGCATCCGCAGGTGGACCCGCGCGGCGCGCGCGATGTGGTGGTGCGCGGCATCGCCGCCAGCCCGGGGGCTGCGGTGGGGCGGCTGGTGTTTTCCTCGGCCGCCGCGCAGGCCAGCGCGGCACGGGGCGAAAGCTGCATCCTGGTGCGGCGGGAAACCAGCCCCGAGGACATCCGCGGCATGCACGCCGCGCAAGGGGTGCTGACTGAACGCGGCGGCATGACCAGCCATGCGGCGGTGATCGCCCGCGGGCTGGGCCTGCCCTGCGTCGTCGGCGCCTCGACCATGCAGCTCGATGCGCGGGAAAAGCGCCTGGTCGCGCCGGGGGGCCGAACCTTGCGCGAAGGCGATCTGATCACGCTGGACGGCACCGCGGGCGAGGCGCTGGCCGGCGCCGCCGACATGCTGGCCCCGGCGCTGGATCAGGATTTCCGCAAGTTCCTGGGCTGGGCGGATGAGTTCCGCGACATCGGCGTGCGCGCCAATGCCGACACGCCCGAAGATGCGCAGGTCGCCCGCGACTTTGCCGCCGAAGGCATCGGCCTGTGCCGCACCGAACACATGTTCTTTGAATCCGACCGCCTGATCGTGATGCGGCAGATGATCTTTGCCGATGATGCCAAGGACCGCGCCTCGGCCCTGGCGCGCCTGCTGCCCATGCAGCGCGAGGATTTCATCCACCTGTTCGAGATCATGGAGGGGCTGCCCGTCTGCATCCGGCTGTTCGACCCGCCGCTGCACGAATTCCTGCCGCATACCCGCGAAGGCATGCGCGAACTGGCCGAGGCGCTGGACAAGCCGCTGTCCGAGGTGACCCGCCGCGCCGAGGCGCTGTCCGAGTTCAACCCGATGCTGGGCATGCGCGGCGTGCGGCTGGGCATCGTGCTGCCCGAAATCTACGAGATGCAGGCCCAGGCGATCTTCGAGGCGACTTTGGCCGTCGGCGCCCGGGGCGTGAAGGTGGAACCGGAAATCATGATCCCGCTGGTATCGGCCATGCGCGAGGTGGAACTGGTCAAGACCCGGATCGAGGCGGTGGCCGCCGCCGTGCGCACCAAGCGCGGCGTGCCCTTTGGCTACAAGCTGGGCGTGATGGTGGAAACCCCGCGCGCCGCGCTGCGGGCGGGCGACATCGCCCAGCATGCCACCTTCCTGTCCTTTGGCACCAACGACCTGACCCAGATGACCTATGGCCTGTCGCGCGACGATGCCGGGCGGTTCATGTCGGCCTATGTGAACCAGGGGGTGTTCCCCGAAGATCCGTTCCACATGCTGGATATCGACGGGGTGGGGGAACTGCTGCTGATCGGGGCCGAACGCGGCCGGCACACCCGCAACGACCTGACCCTGTCGATCTGCGGCGAACATGGCGGGAACCCCGAATCAATCGCCTTCTGCCGTCGGGCCGGGTTCACTTATGTGTCATGTTCGCCCTACCGGGTTCCGCTGGCCAGACTGGCCGCAGCGCACCTTGCGCTGGAGGATCGGCCAAGCCTGCGAAAGCCGGAAGATTCCCTGAAATGA
- a CDS encoding alanyl-tRNA editing protein: MTDPLYRTDAHARSTPATIVAVTAEGGLVAEPALFYPQGGGQPGDSGWLDWEGGTIPLATTIKAEDGASVMLPAEPTPLPPVGAPVTLRLDWDRRHSHMRVHTALHLLSVVIPLPVTGGQISAGKGRLDFDMPEAPQDIPALETALNALISRDLPVTTDWITDAELEANPGLVKTMSVKPPTGQGRVRLVRIGSADAQVDLQPCGGTHVARTAEIGRVAIGKIEKKGRQNRRVSLTLED, translated from the coding sequence ATGACCGATCCGCTCTACCGCACCGATGCCCATGCCCGCAGCACGCCGGCGACGATCGTTGCGGTGACGGCCGAAGGCGGGCTGGTCGCGGAACCGGCGCTGTTCTACCCGCAGGGCGGCGGCCAGCCCGGCGATTCCGGCTGGCTGGACTGGGAGGGCGGCACAATCCCGCTGGCCACCACCATCAAGGCCGAGGATGGCGCCTCGGTGATGCTGCCCGCCGAACCCACGCCCCTGCCCCCGGTCGGCGCCCCCGTCACCCTGCGGCTGGACTGGGACCGGCGGCATTCGCACATGCGGGTGCATACCGCGCTGCATCTTCTGTCGGTGGTCATCCCGCTGCCGGTGACGGGCGGGCAGATCTCGGCCGGCAAGGGGCGGCTCGATTTCGACATGCCCGAGGCGCCGCAGGACATTCCCGCGCTGGAAACCGCGCTGAACGCGCTGATTTCCCGCGATCTGCCGGTGACCACCGACTGGATCACCGATGCCGAGCTGGAGGCGAACCCGGGGCTGGTGAAAACCATGTCGGTCAAGCCGCCCACCGGCCAGGGCCGCGTGCGGCTGGTGCGCATCGGGTCGGCCGACGCCCAGGTCGATCTGCAACCCTGCGGTGGCACCCATGTGGCGCGCACCGCCGAAATCGGCCGCGTCGCCATCGGCAAGATCGAGAAGAAAGGCCGCCAGAACCGCCGCGTCAGCCTGACGCTGGAGGATTAG